One region of Danio rerio strain Tuebingen ecotype United States chromosome 5, GRCz12tu, whole genome shotgun sequence genomic DNA includes:
- the ttf1.5 gene encoding transcription termination factor 1, with translation MDEMPSLSSNDCNDRVGGKKVKKKKKRSKSTEQHELTESPQEQTEKRRKKKKRRNSIQETDSNLQTKKRRKLDKEGETSVMDDGVSNQHEEQTQELQGSREGKTSKRKKKREKLKQTQELQGSREGKTSKRKKKREKLKQTNCEDITKEQTDIRTEHEEEPNTSDPPDLIITDKKRESKTPKNNIDSKFMEELNEWVPKMKLRCKSYMNDIIRYELSRFKEFRKQGIEMRTGRFSTAENERLRQNVNNFMALTGVTDAVKLFFPSRYPKEANALRKLKKKHRFFESIADGIPRFCNDVYDRGARVYDDRNYKGHFSEEEVKLLLKYYKRYGRDFKKISDKTNRSCRSLESRLLFITERKGPWSSKEVQRLLRAVRDYVVSVLKSANPNQRKPKRVNKEILYKKLPWTKIAGQVKTRCWMTCKSKWMTILTARMSSGTTFRGRKSQEAKIKLIKAMYELQVEDAVDVPWEDLTAVFGDVLPSYVQSRWHKLKVNHVPDWKNKSFADIVDFLYENVLPGLVKDCEDLDDDELKVDQMNSFRLADIFQDINEDECCDSDEETGQQEKSSSA, from the exons ATGGATGAAATGCCGTCACTTTCGAGTAATGACTGTAATGACCGCGTTGGTGGGAAAAaggtgaagaaaaagaaaaagagaagtaAATCTACAGAGCAGCATGAACTCACTGAAAGTCCACAGGAACAGACTGAGAAACGCCGTAAAAAGAAGAAGAGGAGAAACAGTATTCAGGAAACGGATAGTAATTTGCaaacaaagaaaagaagaaagCTGGATAAAGAAGGCGAGACTTCAGTGATGGATGATGGTGTCTCAAATCAGCATGAAGAACAAACACAAGAGCTCCAGGGTTCAAGGGAAGGGAAGACttctaaaagaaagaaaaagagagaaaagctGAAACAAACACAAGAGCTTCAGGGTTCAAGGGAAGGGAAGACttctaaaagaaagaaaaagagagaaaagctGAAACAGACAAACTGTGAAGACATAACAAAAGAACAGACTGACATCAGGACAGAGCATGAGGAAGAGCCAAACACGAGTGACCCGcctgatttaatcattactgataAAAAGCGCGAAAGTAAAACTCCAAAAAATAACATTGATTCAAAGTTCATGGAAGAACTGAACGAATGGGTCCCTAAAATGAAATTAAGATGCAAGAGTTATATGAATGATATAATAAGGTATGAACTGTCAAGGTTCAAGGAGTTTAGAAAACAAG GCATCGAAATGAGAACTGGAAGATTTTCCACTGCAGAAAATGAAAGGTTAAGGCAGAACGTAAACAACTTTATGGCTCTCACAGGAGTGACAGATGCTGTCAAGCTCTTTTTTCCCAGCCGGTACCCAAAAGAAGCAAATGCACTGAGAAAGTTGAAAAAGAAGCACAGGTTTTTTGAAAGTATTG CGGATGGAATTCCCAGGTTTTGTAATGATGTTTACGATCGTGGAGCGAGGGTCTATGATGATAGAAACTATAAGGgaca TTTTTCTGAGGAAGAAGTAAAATTACTGCTCAAGTATTATAAACGATATGGCAGGGACTTTAAAAAGATTTCTGACAAGACAAATCGAAGTTGTCGCAGCCTTGAGAGTCGGCTTTTATTCATAA CTGAAAGAAAGGGACCGTGGAGTTCAAAGGAGGTGCAGAGGCTTTTAAGGGCTGTGCGAGACTATGTTGTATCTGTGCTGAAGTCTGCAAACCCTAATCAAAGGAAACCAAAAAGAGTCAATAAAGAAATACTGTACAAAAAATTGCCCTGGACTAAAATTGCTGGGCAGGTGAAAACTCGATGTTGGATGACATGCAAATCGAAATG GATGACTATACTCACTGCTCGGATGTCCTCAGGGACTACATTTAGAGGCAGAAAATCTCAGGAGGCCAAAATCAAACTCATTAAAGC AATGTATGAATTGCAAGTGGAGGATGCTGTGGATGTTCCCTGGGAGGATCTCACAGCTGTTTTCGG GGATGTCCTTCCATCATACGTTCAATCAAGGTGGCACAAGCTTAAAGTCAACCATGTGCCAGATTGGAAAAACAAGTCTTTTGCAG ACATTGTTGACTTTCTCTATGAGAATGTTTTGCCAGGCCTGGTGAAAGACTGCGAAGACCTTGATGATGATGAACTAAAGGTTGACCAGATGAACAGTTTCCGGCTagcagatatttttcaggacattaATGAGGATGAATGCTGTGACAGTGATGAAGAAACTGGCCAGCAGGAGAAAAGCAGCTCTGCTTAA
- the ttf1.4 gene encoding transcription termination factor 1 isoform X2 translates to MDEMPSLSSNDCNDRVGGKKVKKKKKRSKTTEQHELTESPQEQTEKRFKKKKRRNSIQETDSNLQTKKRRKLDKEGETSVMDDDVSKQHEEQTQELQGSREGKTSKRKKKREKLKQTNCEDMAKEQTDIRSEHEEEPNTSDPPDLIITDKKRESKTPKNNIDSKLLEELKELCPKMKLDFRSRNCIQSIIRYNLSRFKEFRKQGIEMRSGRFSAAENERLRQNVNKFMALTGVTDAVKLFFPSRYPKEANELRKLKKKHRFFERIADGIPRLCDDVYERGIRVYDDRNYKGHFSEEEEKLVLKYYKRYGGDVRKISDKTNRSWRSLQSRLLIITQRKGPWNSKEVQRLLRAVRDYVVSVLKSANPNQRKPKRVNKEILYKKLPWSKIAEQVKTRCWITCKAKWMSILAVRMSSDAIFKGRSLEAKIKLIKAMYELQVEDAVDIPWEDLTAVFGHC, encoded by the exons ATGGATGAAATGCCGTCACTTTCGAGTAATGACTGTAATGACCGCGTTGGTGGGAAAAaggtgaagaaaaagaaaaagagaagtaAAACTACAGAGCAGCATGAACTCACTGAAAGTCCACAGGAACAGACTGAGAAACGCTTTAAAAAGAAGAAGAGGAGAAACAGTATTCAGGAAACGGATAGTAATTTGCaaacaaagaaaagaagaaagCTGGATAAAGAAGGCGAGACTTCAGTGATGGATGATGATGTCTCAAAACAGCATGAAGAACAAACACAAGAGCTTCAGGGTTCAAGGGAAGGGAAGACttctaaaagaaagaaaaagagagaaaagctGAAACAGACAAACTGTGAAGACATGGCAAAAGAACAGACTGACATCAGGTCAGAGCATGAGGAAGAGCCAAATACGAGTGACCCGcctgatttaatcattactgataAAAAGCGCGAAAGTAAAACTCCAAAAAATAACATTGATTCAAAGCTCCTGGAAGAACTGAAAGAATTGTGCCCTAAAATGAAATTAGATTTCCGAAGCAGGAATTGTATACAAAGTATAATAAGGTATAACCTGTCAAGGTTCAAGGAGTTTCGAAAACAAG GCATCGAAATGAGAAGTGGAAGATTTTCCGCTGCAGAAAATGAAAGGTTAAGACAGAACGTAAACAAATTTATGGCTCTCACAGGAGTGACAGATGCTGTCAAGCTCTTTTTTCCCAGCCGGTACCCAAAAGAAGCAAATGAACTGAGAAAGTTGAAAAAGAAGCACAGGTTTTTTGAAAGGATTG CGGATGGAATTCCCAGGCTTTGTGATGATGTTTACGAACGTGGAATCAGGGTCTATGATGATAGAAACTATAAGGgaca TTTTTCTGAGGAAGAAGAAAAATTAGTGCTTAAGTATTATAAACGATATGGCGGGGACGTTCGAAAGATTTCTGACAAGACAAATCGAAGTTGGCGCAGCCTTCAGAGTCGGCTTTTAATCATAA CTCAAAGAAAGGGACCGTGGAATTCAAAGGAGGTGCAGAGGCTTTTAAGGGCTGTGCGTGACTATGTTGTATCTGTGCTGAAGTCTGCAAACCCTAATCAAAGGAAACCAAAAAGAGTCAATAAAGAAATACTGTACAAAAAATTACCCTGGAGCAAAATTGCTGAGCAGGTGAAAACTCGATGCTGGATTACATGCAAAGCGAAATG GATGTCTATACTTGCTGTTCGGATGTCCTCAGACGCTATATTTAAAGGCAGGTCTTTGGAGGCCAAAATCAAACTCATTAAAGC AATGTATGAATTGCAAGTGGAGGATGCTGTGGATATTCCCTGGGAGGATCTCACAGCTGTTTTCGG